A DNA window from Kitasatospora atroaurantiaca contains the following coding sequences:
- the gyrA gene encoding DNA gyrase subunit A, which produces MVDDNRPDGEQPDASTIDTFVSRVEPIELETEMQRSYLDYAMSVIVSRALPEVRDGLKPVHRRVLYAMYDGGYRPEKGYYKCARVVGDVMGNYHPHGDTSIYDTVVRLAQPWSLRMPLVDGNGNFGSPGNDPAAAMRYTECKMMPLAMEMMRDIDEETVDFAANYDGRSQEPTVLPARIPNLLINGATGIAVGMATNIPPHNLREVASGALWALEHPDASNEELLEALIERIKGPDFPTGALIVGRRGIEDAYRTGRGSITMRAVVEVEEIQGRQCLVITELPYQVNPDNLALKIADLVKDGKVAGIADVRDESSSRTGQRLVIVLKRDAVAKVVLNNLYKHTDLQTNFGANMLALVDGVPRTLSLDSFIRHWVNHQVEVIVRRTTFRLRKAEERAHILRALLKALDQIDEVIALIRASESADAARSGLMNLLRIDELQANAILEMQLRRLAALERQRIMDEHDELQRKIDEYNVILGSPSRQREIISEELTAIVEKYGDERRSTLIPSDGDLSIEDLIAEEDIVVTITRGGYVKRTRSDLYRSQKRGGKGVRGAQLKQDDIVDHFFVTTTHNWILFFTNKGRVYRAKGYELPDAGRDARGQHVANLLAFQPEEHITQVMAVRTYEDKPYLVLATRAGLVKKSPLKDYDSPRSGGLIAINLRQDEEGRDDELIGAELVSSEDDLLLVSKKAQSIRFTATDEALRPMSRATSGVKGMSFREGDELLSMNVVREGTFVFTATDGGYAKRTPVDEYRVQGRGGFGTKAAKIVEGRGSLVGALVVEETDEIMAITLSGGVIRTRVSGVRETGRDTMGVQLINLGKRDAVVGMARNAEAEDEEIAEGEGTAPESSAEIDGGTTAGGVAEQA; this is translated from the coding sequence GTGGTCGACGACAACCGTCCCGACGGCGAGCAGCCGGACGCCAGCACCATCGACACCTTCGTGTCCCGGGTCGAGCCGATCGAGCTCGAGACCGAGATGCAGCGCTCGTACCTCGACTACGCGATGAGCGTGATCGTCAGCCGTGCGCTGCCCGAGGTCCGCGACGGCCTCAAGCCGGTGCACCGCCGCGTGCTCTACGCGATGTACGACGGCGGGTACCGGCCCGAGAAGGGCTACTACAAGTGCGCCCGCGTCGTGGGTGACGTGATGGGTAACTACCACCCGCACGGCGACACCTCGATCTACGACACCGTGGTCCGCCTGGCCCAGCCGTGGTCGCTGCGGATGCCGCTGGTGGACGGCAACGGCAACTTCGGTTCTCCGGGCAACGACCCGGCCGCGGCCATGCGGTACACCGAGTGCAAGATGATGCCGCTGGCCATGGAGATGATGCGGGACATCGACGAGGAGACCGTCGACTTCGCCGCCAACTACGACGGCCGCTCGCAGGAGCCGACCGTCCTGCCGGCCCGCATCCCCAACCTGCTGATCAACGGTGCCACCGGTATCGCGGTCGGCATGGCGACCAACATCCCGCCGCACAACCTGCGCGAGGTCGCCTCGGGTGCGCTGTGGGCGCTGGAGCACCCGGACGCCTCCAACGAGGAGCTCCTGGAAGCCCTGATCGAGCGGATCAAGGGCCCGGACTTCCCGACCGGTGCGCTGATCGTCGGCCGCCGGGGCATCGAGGACGCGTACCGGACCGGGCGTGGCTCGATCACCATGCGCGCGGTGGTCGAGGTCGAGGAGATCCAGGGCCGGCAGTGCCTGGTGATCACCGAGCTGCCGTACCAGGTGAACCCGGACAACCTGGCGCTGAAGATCGCCGACCTGGTCAAGGACGGCAAGGTCGCCGGTATCGCCGACGTCCGCGACGAGTCCTCGTCCCGGACCGGCCAGCGCCTGGTGATCGTGCTCAAGCGCGACGCCGTCGCCAAGGTCGTGCTGAACAACCTGTACAAGCACACCGACCTGCAGACCAACTTCGGTGCGAACATGCTGGCGCTGGTCGACGGTGTGCCGCGCACGCTGTCGCTGGACTCGTTCATCCGGCACTGGGTGAACCACCAGGTCGAGGTCATCGTCCGCCGGACGACGTTCCGGCTGCGCAAGGCCGAGGAGCGGGCGCACATCCTGCGTGCGCTGCTCAAGGCGCTGGACCAGATCGACGAGGTCATCGCGCTGATCCGGGCCTCGGAGAGCGCGGACGCCGCCCGCAGCGGCCTGATGAACCTGCTCCGCATCGACGAGCTGCAGGCCAACGCGATCCTCGAGATGCAGCTGCGCCGCCTGGCCGCCCTGGAGCGCCAGCGGATCATGGACGAGCACGACGAGCTGCAGCGCAAGATCGACGAGTACAACGTCATCCTCGGCTCGCCCTCCCGTCAGCGCGAGATCATCTCCGAGGAGCTGACCGCGATCGTCGAGAAGTACGGCGACGAGCGGCGCTCCACGCTGATCCCGTCCGACGGCGACCTCTCGATCGAGGACCTGATCGCCGAGGAGGACATCGTCGTCACGATCACCCGTGGCGGCTACGTCAAGCGGACCAGGTCCGACCTCTACCGCTCGCAGAAGCGCGGCGGCAAGGGCGTGCGCGGGGCGCAGCTGAAGCAGGACGACATCGTCGACCACTTCTTCGTGACCACCACGCACAACTGGATCCTGTTCTTCACCAACAAGGGCCGGGTCTACCGCGCCAAGGGCTACGAGCTGCCGGACGCCGGCCGTGACGCCCGCGGGCAGCACGTGGCGAACCTGCTGGCCTTCCAGCCGGAGGAGCACATCACCCAGGTGATGGCGGTCCGCACGTACGAGGACAAGCCGTACCTGGTCCTCGCCACCCGGGCCGGCCTGGTGAAGAAGTCCCCGCTGAAGGACTACGACTCCCCGCGCTCCGGCGGCCTGATCGCGATCAACCTGCGGCAGGACGAGGAGGGCCGGGACGACGAGCTGATCGGCGCCGAGCTGGTCTCCTCCGAGGACGACCTGCTGCTGGTCTCGAAGAAGGCGCAGTCGATCCGGTTCACCGCGACCGACGAGGCGCTGCGGCCGATGAGCCGGGCGACGTCGGGTGTGAAGGGCATGTCGTTCCGCGAGGGCGACGAGCTGCTGTCGATGAACGTGGTCCGGGAGGGGACGTTCGTCTTCACGGCGACCGACGGTGGCTATGCCAAGCGCACGCCGGTGGACGAGTACCGTGTTCAGGGTCGCGGTGGCTTCGGTACCAAGGCCGCCAAGATCGTCGAGGGCCGTGGTTCGCTGGTCGGGGCCCTGGTGGTCGAGGAGACCGACGAGATCATGGCGATCACCCTGTCGGGTGGTGTGATCCGTACCAGGGTTTCCGGAGTTCGTGAAACCGGACGTGACACGATGGGCGTCCAACTGATCAACCTCGGTAAGCGCGACGCGGTGGTGGGCATGGCCCGCAACGCGGAGGCGGAGGACGAGGAGATCGCGGAGGGCGAGGGCACTGCCCCGGAGTCCTCGGCGGAGATCGATGGCGGGACCACGGCGGGTGGCGTGGCCGAACAGGCCTGA
- a CDS encoding DUF3566 domain-containing protein, which yields MSGATGAAGGAAGGLPGAGQGGTPYGGVPQRPAEHPAASTSLMPPVASAGQASGASYGGPGGAVSGGLPAGVPAGVPQPPAHPPAQPPTAPAGFSQPTTYAKGQPTPARGTRVNAGAAGSVGAPAARRPGPAPAAAAAGGRVRKARLRVTKADPWSVMKVSFLLSLAVGVIIIVASAVLWMTLNALGVFDSIGSTLKEVTGSDTSGGVNLMDYVGFGRVMVFTTLIAVVDVVLMTALATLSAFIYNTAAGFTGGVELTLAEED from the coding sequence GTGAGTGGAGCCACGGGTGCTGCGGGAGGTGCCGCAGGCGGGCTGCCAGGTGCTGGACAGGGCGGGACGCCGTACGGCGGTGTGCCGCAGCGTCCGGCCGAGCACCCGGCCGCGTCCACCTCGCTGATGCCGCCGGTCGCTTCGGCCGGCCAGGCGAGCGGGGCGTCGTACGGCGGCCCGGGTGGCGCTGTGTCCGGTGGTCTGCCGGCCGGCGTGCCCGCCGGTGTGCCGCAGCCGCCCGCCCATCCGCCGGCACAGCCGCCGACGGCTCCGGCGGGGTTCTCCCAGCCGACCACGTACGCCAAGGGGCAGCCGACCCCGGCGCGCGGTACCCGGGTCAACGCGGGCGCCGCAGGCTCGGTGGGCGCTCCGGCGGCCCGCCGTCCCGGGCCTGCCCCGGCGGCCGCTGCGGCAGGCGGGCGGGTCCGCAAGGCGCGGCTTCGGGTGACCAAGGCCGACCCGTGGTCGGTCATGAAGGTGAGCTTCCTGCTGTCGCTCGCGGTCGGCGTGATCATCATCGTGGCGTCCGCCGTGCTGTGGATGACGCTCAACGCGCTCGGCGTCTTCGACTCGATCGGCAGCACCCTGAAGGAGGTCACCGGCTCGGACACGAGCGGTGGCGTCAACCTGATGGACTACGTCGGCTTCGGCCGGGTCATGGTCTTCACCACGCTGATCGCGGTGGTGGACGTGGTGCTGATGACGGCCCTGGCCACTCTCTCGGCGTTCATCTACAACACGGCGGCAGGCTTCACCGGCGGCGTCGAGCTGACGCTTGCCGAGGAGGACTGA
- a CDS encoding SAM-dependent methyltransferase produces MAEVATELVGALEGMLGTRLPVRVQASWDGSTAGPPGAPLLVLRNRRALRRLIWQPGELGLARAYVSGDLELAPETDLYEVLAAVAEFQERPEVLAHRLGARDLLGAHGRRLLGAALRSGAIGPQPAPPPEEVRAVKGRLHSRGRDRAAISHHYDVGNDFYGLVLGSSMVYSCAYWVPGAKSLEDAQEAKLDLICRKLGLRPGVRLLDVGCGWGSLLLHAAKHYGVSAVGVSISAAQVALAQRRVAEAGLAGQVEVRLQDYREIPDGPFDAISSVGMAEHVGSTQYRTYAEGLHGLLKSGGRLLNHQIARRPTPAGEPHVPSPFITRYVFPDGELSPVGTTVSLLEEAGFEVRDVEALREHYALTLREWVANLEGHWTEAVRLVGRGRARVWRLYMAASAVAFEANQIGVNQVLAVRTGAGGESGLPATREEWLTGRRGAELGRPDGGTEAAADTDLGDRPSVR; encoded by the coding sequence ATGGCTGAGGTCGCAACGGAACTGGTCGGGGCTCTTGAGGGGATGCTCGGGACACGGCTCCCGGTCCGCGTCCAGGCGTCCTGGGACGGCAGCACGGCCGGGCCGCCCGGTGCTCCCCTGCTGGTGCTGCGCAACCGCCGCGCGCTGCGGCGGCTGATCTGGCAGCCGGGTGAGCTGGGCCTGGCCCGGGCGTACGTCTCGGGGGACTTGGAGCTCGCGCCGGAGACGGACCTGTACGAGGTGCTGGCGGCGGTCGCGGAGTTCCAGGAGCGCCCCGAGGTGCTCGCGCACCGGCTGGGTGCCCGCGACCTGTTGGGCGCCCACGGCCGCCGGCTGCTGGGCGCGGCGCTGCGGTCCGGCGCGATCGGCCCGCAGCCCGCACCGCCGCCGGAGGAGGTCCGTGCGGTGAAGGGGCGGCTGCACAGCCGGGGCCGGGACCGGGCCGCCATCAGCCACCACTATGACGTCGGCAACGACTTCTACGGCCTGGTGCTGGGCTCCTCGATGGTCTACTCGTGCGCGTACTGGGTGCCCGGCGCCAAGAGCCTGGAGGACGCCCAGGAGGCCAAGCTCGACCTGATCTGCCGCAAGCTGGGCCTGCGGCCGGGGGTGCGGCTGCTGGACGTGGGCTGCGGCTGGGGTTCACTGCTGCTGCACGCGGCGAAGCACTACGGCGTGAGCGCGGTCGGGGTATCGATCTCGGCGGCGCAGGTCGCACTGGCGCAGCGGCGGGTGGCCGAGGCGGGGCTCGCCGGGCAGGTCGAGGTCCGGCTGCAGGACTACCGGGAGATCCCGGACGGGCCGTTCGACGCGATCTCCAGCGTCGGGATGGCCGAGCACGTCGGTTCCACCCAGTACCGGACGTACGCCGAGGGCCTGCACGGGCTGCTGAAGTCGGGCGGCCGCCTGCTCAACCACCAGATCGCCCGCCGCCCGACCCCGGCCGGCGAGCCGCACGTGCCCAGCCCCTTCATCACGCGGTACGTCTTCCCGGACGGCGAGCTGTCGCCGGTCGGTACGACGGTGTCGCTGCTGGAGGAGGCCGGCTTCGAGGTGCGGGACGTGGAGGCGCTGCGGGAGCACTACGCGCTGACCCTGCGGGAGTGGGTGGCCAACCTGGAGGGGCACTGGACGGAGGCCGTCCGGCTGGTGGGCCGGGGGCGGGCCCGGGTGTGGCGGCTGTACATGGCGGCGTCGGCGGTGGCCTTCGAGGCCAACCAGATCGGGGTCAACCAGGTGCTGGCCGTGCGGACGGGAGCGGGCGGCGAGAGCGGCCTGCCGGCCACCCGGGAGGAGTGGCTGACCGGGCGGCGGGGCGCTGAGCTGGGGCGGCCCGACGGCGGGACGGAGGCGGCCGCGGATACGGATTTGGGAGATCGGCCGTCGGTCCGCTAA
- a CDS encoding tyrosine-type recombinase/integrase produces the protein MARKNPNGAGTIVRRSDGRYMGAVYVTDTLGRRVRKTVYGKTYDEAAEKVAQLQAQERKGVPVPDKAWTVESFLKHWLAEIVEPNARPTTHSKYETMVRLYLIPKLGKKKLTKLGIDDVRKFLRQLKTEHVGGATQQECLKTLRNALNRAMREELLLRNVAKLVDMPTAESKEVIPWKAQEAISFLRSTRSHRLHAAFVFAIVLGLRRGELLGLRWIDLDFAEGVAHPRKQVQRRKKVGLVHVDLKTEHSKGALPLPRLCLEALGERRQLQKLEKAKAGEKWTELDLIFTTETGGMIDPDGFSGSFERRVNRSGIRRIPLHHTRHTTGSLLAFLGVHPNDAQKILRHSRITTTLEIYTHVTTDSQRAAAAKLSNKLRDGMNGI, from the coding sequence ATGGCCAGGAAGAATCCCAACGGCGCCGGAACGATCGTCCGCCGCTCAGACGGCCGGTACATGGGCGCCGTCTACGTCACCGACACCCTCGGCCGGCGCGTCCGCAAGACCGTGTACGGCAAGACGTACGACGAAGCAGCCGAGAAGGTCGCCCAGCTGCAAGCCCAGGAGCGCAAGGGCGTCCCCGTGCCGGACAAGGCGTGGACTGTGGAGAGCTTCCTCAAGCACTGGCTGGCGGAGATCGTGGAGCCCAACGCCCGGCCGACCACGCACAGCAAGTACGAGACCATGGTCCGGCTCTACCTCATCCCCAAGCTGGGGAAGAAGAAGCTGACCAAGCTCGGCATCGATGACGTGCGGAAGTTCCTCCGGCAGCTCAAGACCGAGCACGTGGGCGGGGCCACCCAACAGGAATGCCTCAAGACCCTGCGGAACGCCCTCAACCGCGCCATGCGGGAGGAGCTCCTCCTCCGCAACGTCGCGAAGCTGGTGGACATGCCGACGGCGGAGTCCAAGGAGGTCATCCCGTGGAAGGCGCAGGAGGCGATCAGCTTCCTCCGATCAACGCGCTCCCACCGGCTCCACGCCGCATTCGTGTTCGCCATCGTGCTGGGGCTCCGGCGTGGTGAGCTGCTGGGCCTGCGCTGGATCGACCTGGACTTCGCCGAGGGCGTCGCCCATCCCCGCAAGCAGGTGCAGCGCCGGAAGAAGGTCGGGCTCGTCCACGTCGATCTCAAGACGGAGCACTCGAAGGGCGCGCTACCGCTGCCCCGGCTCTGCCTTGAAGCCCTGGGGGAGCGGCGCCAGCTCCAGAAGCTGGAGAAGGCCAAGGCCGGCGAGAAGTGGACCGAGCTGGATCTCATCTTCACCACCGAGACCGGCGGAATGATCGACCCGGACGGCTTCTCGGGGAGCTTCGAGCGGCGGGTGAATCGCTCCGGCATCCGGCGCATACCGCTGCACCACACTCGGCACACGACCGGCAGCCTGCTCGCGTTCCTCGGCGTCCACCCGAACGACGCGCAGAAGATCCTCCGGCACAGCCGGATCACGACCACCCTGGAGATCTACACCCACGTCACGACCGACTCGCAGCGGGCCGCCGCCGCCAAGCTGAGCAACAAGCTGCGGGACGGCATGAACGGCATCTGA
- a CDS encoding helix-turn-helix domain-containing protein — MADDDLMTVAEVMERLRLGRSAVYDLLRSKRLTSITIGRARRIPYGSYRAFVASRLEEVA, encoded by the coding sequence ATGGCTGATGACGACCTGATGACCGTCGCTGAAGTCATGGAACGGCTCAGACTCGGGCGCTCGGCGGTCTACGACCTGCTCCGCTCGAAGCGGCTGACCTCGATCACCATCGGTCGGGCTCGCCGCATCCCGTACGGCTCATACCGCGCCTTCGTGGCGTCACGACTGGAAGAGGTGGCCTGA
- a CDS encoding replication initiator, whose protein sequence is MPALMRQLSGLAGCTSPIRLDGWRTEVNETTGQVLHHLESSELPAGNLLVRCGNRRTTRCPSCAETYRRDTYHLITAGLVGGKGTPETVATHPRVFATFTAPSFGPVHNRPASGRCRCGTTHPADDPLLGSPLNPDTYDYESAVLWNAHAGKIWARFSIHLRREVAKRAGLTQREFREFARISFGKVAEYQKRGAIHFHAVIRLDGPEGGSALPPAWASAELLTDAIRAAARRTEIPGPLVDSREHRFAFGKQLDIRTIRSADFSGPVQITERAVAAYIAKYATKGAETATGTLDRPVRLLAEIAHFDVPEHARRLIRACWSLGRRPELAELRLRAWAHMLGFRGHFSTKTRKYSTTLGALRDARAAWRRAQTLERLHGPDAPDAEETTLVLAHWAFAGVGLTRGEEWLAAAVQPAPGTEGEVTHG, encoded by the coding sequence ATGCCCGCCCTAATGCGCCAGCTCTCGGGCCTGGCTGGCTGCACGTCGCCCATCCGGCTCGACGGCTGGCGCACCGAGGTCAACGAGACGACTGGTCAGGTCCTGCACCATCTTGAGTCGTCCGAGCTGCCCGCCGGCAATCTGCTGGTGCGCTGTGGCAACCGCCGTACGACCCGTTGCCCGTCCTGCGCCGAGACCTACCGTCGGGACACCTATCACCTCATCACCGCCGGCCTGGTCGGTGGCAAGGGCACCCCGGAGACCGTCGCCACCCACCCGCGCGTCTTCGCCACCTTCACCGCCCCGAGCTTCGGCCCGGTCCACAACCGACCCGCCTCCGGCCGCTGCCGCTGCGGCACCACCCACCCGGCAGACGATCCGCTCCTCGGCTCACCCCTCAACCCCGACACCTACGACTACGAATCTGCGGTGCTGTGGAACGCGCATGCGGGCAAGATCTGGGCCCGGTTCTCGATCCACCTGCGCCGGGAGGTCGCCAAGCGGGCCGGGCTGACACAGCGTGAGTTCCGCGAGTTCGCCCGGATCTCCTTCGGCAAGGTCGCCGAATACCAGAAGCGCGGCGCCATCCACTTCCACGCCGTCATCCGTCTCGACGGCCCCGAGGGTGGTTCAGCGCTCCCGCCGGCCTGGGCGTCCGCCGAGCTCCTGACCGACGCCATCCGCGCCGCTGCCCGCCGGACCGAGATCCCCGGTCCGCTGGTCGACAGCCGCGAACACCGCTTCGCCTTCGGCAAGCAGCTCGATATCCGCACAATCCGCAGCGCGGACTTCTCCGGCCCCGTCCAGATCACCGAGCGGGCGGTAGCGGCGTACATCGCCAAGTACGCGACCAAGGGCGCCGAGACCGCCACGGGTACCCTCGATCGCCCCGTGCGGCTCCTCGCCGAGATCGCCCACTTCGACGTGCCCGAGCACGCCCGGCGGCTGATTCGGGCCTGTTGGAGCCTTGGTCGCCGCCCGGAGCTGGCGGAACTCCGCCTCCGGGCCTGGGCTCACATGCTCGGTTTCCGGGGCCACTTCTCGACCAAGACCCGCAAGTACTCGACCACCCTCGGCGCACTCCGTGATGCCCGAGCTGCCTGGCGCAGAGCGCAGACCCTCGAACGCCTTCACGGCCCGGATGCACCCGATGCCGAGGAGACCACCCTCGTGCTCGCGCACTGGGCCTTCGCCGGTGTCGGCCTCACCCGAGGCGAGGAATGGCTCGCCGCCGCCGTCCAGCCGGCGCCAGGCACCGAAGGAGAAGTCACCCATGGCTGA
- a CDS encoding GGDEF domain-containing protein, protein MDLAPILAAATPVLGWSTHSAWLYRRLATARRDPLTGLHTRDGFTTRAHQLIGRHPDRVTVLLIDLDDFKATNDTYGHAAGDAVLTATAQRLAMWVGRSGTSARLGGDEFAAVVLDTGGLTDLHAALHRPIPHGEHLLPAAASIGACRLAELPAPSLTDALAAADRDMYSHKRDGRTSRRR, encoded by the coding sequence ATGGATCTCGCACCGATCCTCGCCGCCGCCACGCCGGTACTCGGCTGGAGCACCCACAGCGCCTGGCTCTACCGCCGCCTCGCCACCGCACGCCGCGACCCACTCACCGGCCTGCACACCCGCGACGGATTCACGACCCGCGCTCACCAACTGATCGGCCGCCACCCCGACCGGGTGACCGTGCTGCTGATCGACCTGGACGACTTCAAAGCCACCAACGACACCTACGGCCACGCCGCCGGCGATGCGGTCCTCACCGCCACCGCCCAGCGCCTGGCTATGTGGGTCGGCCGGTCCGGCACCTCAGCTCGCCTCGGTGGGGACGAGTTCGCCGCCGTCGTTCTGGACACCGGCGGCCTGACGGACCTTCACGCGGCCCTGCACCGGCCTATCCCGCACGGTGAGCATCTGCTCCCGGCTGCGGCCTCCATCGGCGCCTGCCGACTTGCCGAGCTGCCGGCCCCGTCACTGACCGACGCACTCGCCGCCGCCGACCGCGACATGTACTCCCACAAGCGCGACGGCCGCACTTCGCGCCGTCGCTGA
- a CDS encoding DUF6197 family protein yields MTPSTLTPEPLLLTWDSSGLIAEIEAYLASLPVPARPLGPYVCPLGSTVQPWNAGYPLPRPTLLDRIAHRPARPVLVSVADHLRLTSRYIAAFGWVQGAMWDTAGRTCLLGAQASVLAHGYGTPDTVRRARTQVMEVLHSTGRHVSSPDVFNDAPTTRQADIHHLLDRAAARALSLGI; encoded by the coding sequence ATGACCCCCAGCACCCTGACCCCCGAGCCTCTGCTCCTCACGTGGGACAGCTCCGGTCTGATCGCAGAGATTGAGGCATACCTCGCCTCCCTCCCGGTGCCCGCCCGACCCCTCGGCCCGTACGTCTGCCCGCTGGGCAGCACCGTGCAGCCCTGGAACGCTGGCTACCCGCTGCCCCGCCCAACACTCCTCGACCGGATCGCCCACCGCCCGGCGCGCCCGGTCCTGGTGAGCGTCGCCGATCATCTTCGGCTCACCTCTCGCTACATCGCCGCCTTCGGCTGGGTGCAGGGCGCCATGTGGGATACCGCCGGCCGGACCTGCCTCCTCGGCGCACAGGCATCCGTCCTCGCCCACGGCTACGGCACCCCCGACACCGTCCGCCGGGCCCGCACCCAGGTGATGGAAGTCCTGCACTCTACCGGACGACACGTCAGCTCCCCGGACGTCTTCAACGACGCCCCGACCACACGTCAGGCGGACATTCACCACCTGCTCGACCGCGCCGCCGCACGCGCTCTGTCCCTCGGTATCTGA
- a CDS encoding DUF2637 domain-containing protein: MRRLPVLDAVLVQAMIAAALSFAHLHDLAESAGQTGWKAWAYPVSVDLLLVASWRRLRSRISVRLAWCWFVIALTASLGANIGTAGLLDLGHTPAWLRIVVAGWPAAAFLGGTLLAHTAAVSPSPAEPTEIEPETELPPLYIPEPEPIEESAPVPALTSAAVAPETPPSPTQHTAPRPTVPSSLLDHARKIADDHRARTGSPIDAATLRARLGIKDPLASALAAELI, encoded by the coding sequence ATGCGCCGACTCCCCGTCCTGGACGCCGTGCTCGTGCAGGCCATGATTGCCGCCGCGCTGTCCTTCGCCCATCTGCACGACCTGGCCGAATCCGCCGGACAGACCGGCTGGAAGGCGTGGGCGTACCCGGTCTCCGTGGACCTGCTACTCGTCGCATCCTGGCGTCGGCTCCGCTCCCGGATCTCGGTACGGCTGGCCTGGTGCTGGTTCGTCATCGCGCTCACCGCATCCCTCGGCGCCAACATCGGTACCGCTGGCCTGCTCGATCTCGGTCACACCCCGGCCTGGCTCCGGATCGTCGTCGCTGGGTGGCCGGCCGCCGCCTTCCTCGGCGGAACCCTGCTCGCCCACACCGCAGCTGTGTCGCCCTCCCCTGCCGAACCGACCGAGATCGAGCCCGAGACAGAGCTCCCGCCGCTGTACATCCCGGAGCCGGAGCCGATCGAGGAGTCGGCGCCTGTACCCGCTCTGACGTCGGCGGCGGTCGCACCCGAGACACCGCCATCCCCAACGCAGCACACCGCCCCGCGCCCGACTGTCCCGTCATCCCTGCTCGATCACGCCCGCAAGATCGCCGACGACCACCGCGCCAGGACCGGCAGCCCCATCGACGCTGCCACCCTGCGCGCTCGGCTCGGCATCAAGGACCCGCTTGCCTCGGCGCTCGCCGCCGAGCTGATCTGA
- a CDS encoding FtsK/SpoIIIE domain-containing protein: MATLATALLELGTPAAALTGGALYAKARHPRAYWVALGLPLTVGRIRHDYDMVMESCGLTVEPSFWRAMASQATNRATKPAAPKIRGIRGSATGLRLRLRLASGQETADVTAAAERLRHAWGVHAVYVSEVKPGVVDLRIVGFDVLRDVRMPHRAAAKSAGLLRIPVALRSDGSPHMRDFREVPHDLNLGANQSGKSMFARNLIHGLAPQPVALVGIDCKRGVEQRPFTPRLSALATDQREALGLLLALLVEMDDRYDLIKAHQGIPGSVAAEDVASDIWGLPEKVRPVPIVVLIDEIAELFLVASKADEERRNQIVTALIRLAQLARAAGIYLEIAGQRFGSELGKGATLLRSQLTGRTVHRVNDLESARMGLGDISEAAMVAATRISPDMPGTAVSGDTSGQWSQIRTPYRSLSEVAAQCTEFAHMTPILPRLEAFRPYVPPAAALANIPPMPSAPPVFIPAPATE, encoded by the coding sequence GTGGCCACGCTGGCGACAGCGCTCCTGGAGCTGGGAACCCCGGCCGCTGCCCTCACCGGCGGCGCGCTCTACGCAAAGGCCCGGCACCCCCGCGCGTACTGGGTCGCCCTGGGCCTGCCGCTCACCGTCGGCCGTATCCGCCACGACTACGACATGGTGATGGAGTCCTGCGGTCTGACCGTGGAGCCCTCGTTCTGGCGGGCCATGGCGTCACAGGCCACGAACCGCGCGACCAAGCCCGCTGCCCCGAAGATCCGGGGCATCCGGGGCTCGGCGACCGGCCTCCGGCTGCGGTTGCGCCTCGCCAGTGGCCAGGAGACTGCAGACGTGACCGCTGCCGCTGAGCGGCTCCGGCACGCCTGGGGCGTCCACGCCGTGTACGTCTCGGAGGTCAAGCCGGGCGTGGTGGACCTGCGCATCGTCGGCTTCGACGTGCTCCGCGACGTACGGATGCCGCATCGGGCAGCTGCCAAGTCCGCCGGCCTCCTCCGGATCCCGGTCGCCCTGCGCTCGGACGGCTCCCCGCACATGCGGGATTTCCGAGAGGTCCCCCACGATCTGAACCTCGGAGCTAACCAGTCCGGGAAGTCCATGTTCGCCCGGAACTTGATCCACGGTCTCGCTCCACAGCCGGTCGCCCTGGTGGGCATCGACTGCAAGCGCGGCGTGGAGCAAAGGCCCTTCACTCCTCGGCTCTCCGCGCTGGCCACCGACCAGAGAGAAGCACTCGGGCTGCTGCTGGCCCTGCTCGTGGAGATGGATGACCGGTACGACCTGATCAAGGCTCACCAGGGCATCCCGGGCTCGGTCGCCGCCGAGGATGTGGCCTCGGATATCTGGGGCCTGCCCGAGAAGGTCCGACCGGTGCCGATCGTGGTCCTCATCGACGAGATCGCCGAGCTGTTCCTCGTCGCAAGCAAGGCAGACGAAGAGCGGCGGAACCAGATCGTCACGGCACTGATCCGGCTGGCCCAACTCGCCCGTGCCGCCGGGATCTACCTGGAGATCGCGGGCCAGCGCTTCGGCTCCGAGCTGGGCAAGGGTGCAACCCTGCTCCGCTCGCAGCTCACCGGCCGGACGGTGCACCGGGTGAACGACCTGGAGAGCGCACGGATGGGCCTCGGCGATATCTCAGAGGCTGCCATGGTCGCCGCGACCCGGATCAGTCCAGACATGCCCGGTACGGCCGTCTCCGGCGACACATCCGGTCAGTGGTCCCAGATCCGCACGCCGTACCGCTCCCTCTCCGAGGTGGCCGCCCAGTGCACCGAGTTCGCGCACATGACGCCCATCCTGCCCCGGCTTGAGGCCTTCCGCCCGTACGTCCCTCCCGCCGCAGCCTTGGCCAACATCCCGCCGATGCCCTCGGCTCCGCCGGTGTTCATTCCGGCGCCTGCCACCGAGTAG